The following proteins come from a genomic window of Musa acuminata AAA Group cultivar baxijiao chromosome BXJ1-7, Cavendish_Baxijiao_AAA, whole genome shotgun sequence:
- the LOC135680138 gene encoding subtilisin-like protease SBT1.7, whose protein sequence is MPSSTLPVTLYSCLLLFLLLLEAPLCPTNATSTSSPKLQIAASPPEVATTVTDPPSELTEVADHPAPPTLIRPALYIIHTSNFSRPSHFATQEQWYSSLLQSLAANSTVAAALTETSQLPFLYTYNIVLHGFATTLTPLEAKRISRIQGVIGVYKNRILELQSTRSPDFLGVTSSDSGVRPPVGESNSGQDVVIGLVDSGIWPESLSFDDSDLLPIGSKWRGTCENGTRFDATNCNNKLVGARFFKAGIVAEGILIDEASEFLSPRDANGHGTHTASTAAGSEVPGANLFGFANGKARGMASRARIAMYKACWGYGSCSSADILAAMEMAIKDGVDILSLSIGSNIDAPYYDDPISIGAFAAVRNGIFVACSAGNNGPTESTVTNTSPWITTVGAGTIDRKFPARVTLGNGEVYVGESLYPEMAEGTNMFPLLYVGFCTEDILLPDVIMGKIVVCTEASVATGFYVEAAGGAGMISITGEEQGQVIIVKSFTLPALTVGYIDGKKILSYITSAANPVAGFAFGHETIIGENRAPIVAGFSSRGPSYIQPKILKPDILAPGVNIIAAWPTESSLTRLADDPRREAFNIISGTSMACPHVAGIAALLREAHPTWSPAMIRSAIMTTAVTLDNYYRPTVDQSLGVATPFEIGAGLVHFPMARDPGLVYDTSVQDYVDLMCTMNYTKGQISQFVPGIFTCSNLEGGAGGLNYPSFVVIFDNETKAGMLKRTLTKVSKQPETYTARVVNPRPDKVEVTVEPQILAFDDENKLRSYKVEFKSIVVDQTDKGTEYGYIIWENSVHQVKSPVVFMWN, encoded by the coding sequence ATGCCTTCCTCAACTCTTCCTGTCACCTTGTATTCGTGTCTACTTTTGTTTCTTCTGCTCCTTGAGGCTCCATTGTGTCCAACCAATGCTACTTCAACCTCGTCACCCAAGCTGCAGATAGCAGCCTCACCACCCGAGGTAGCGACCACCGTCACCGACCCACCGTCGGAGCTGACCGAGGTCGCCGACCACCCTGCTCCACCCACGTTGATCAGACCTGCTCTCTATATCATCCATACTAGCAACTTCAGCAGGCCATCTCACTTTGCCACACAAGAACAATGGTACTCTTCCCTCCTCCAGTCTCTCGCCGCCAACTCCACCGTGGCTGCCGCGTTGACTGAAACTAGTCAACTCCCCTTCTTGTACACCTACAACATTGTACTTCATGGGTTTGCCACCACTCTGACTCCCTTGGAAGCCAAaagaatatcgagaattcaaggaGTCATCGGTGTCTATAAGAACAGAATCCTGGAGCTCCAAAGTACGAGGTCGCCGGACTTCCTCGGCGTCACCTCTAGCGATTCCGGCGTTCGGCCTCCAGTAGGAGAATCCAACTCCGGCCAAGATGTCGTCATTGGCCTCGTTGATTCTGGCATTTGGCCGGAAAGCCTTAGCTTCGACGATTCCGATCTCCTTCCCATTGGATCCAAATGGAGGGGCACATGCGAGAACGGGACTCGTTTCGACGCTACCAACTGCAACAACAAGCTGGTCGGTGCAAGGTTCTTCAAAGCTGGAATTGTGGCTGAAGGAATCCTGATTGATGAAGCCTCCGAGTTCCTGTCTCCGAGGGACGCCAATGGGCACGGGACGCATACGGCATCCACCGCAGCCGGCTCTGAGGTGCCCGGAGCGAACCTCTTCGGTTTCGCCAACGGCAAGGCCCGTGGCATGGCATCAAGGGCGAGGATCGCCATGTACAAAGCATGCTGGGGTTATGGATCCTGCAGCAGTGCGGATATCCTCGCTGCCATGGAGATGGCGATTAAAGACGGTGTAGACATCCTTTCCCTCTCCATCGGCAGCAACATTGATGCTCCGTACTATGACGATCCGATCTCCATTGGGGCGTTCGCCGCGGTAAGGAATGGCATATTCGTCGCCTGCTCGGCCGGCAACAACGGTCCCACTGAATCCACGGTCACGAACACGTCGCCGTGGATAACGACGGTGGGAGCGGGTACTATCGACCGCAAGTTCCCGGCTCGCGTCACCCTGGGCAATGGCGAGGTGTATGTTGGCGAGTCCCTCTACCCCGAAATGGCCGAAGGCACTAATATGTTCCCTCTTTTGTACGTCGGATTCTGCACAGAAGATATCCTGCTGCCCGACGTTATCATGGGGAAGATAGTGGTGTGCACTGAAGCTTCTGTTGCCACTGGATTCTACGTCGAGGCTGCCGGCGGAGCGGGCATGATCTCGATCACCGGTGAAGAGCAAGGCCAAGTCATCATTGTTAAGAGCTTCACGTTGCCGGCTCTCACGGTCGGGTACATCGACGGGAAGAAGATCCTGTCTTATATCACCTCGGCAGCAAATCCAGTGGCCGGGTTTGCATTCGGTCATGAAACGATCATCGGCGAAAACAGAGCTCCGATTGTGGCTGGTTTCTCATCCAGAGGCCCAAGTTATATCCAACCGAAAATCCTCAAGCCCGATATCCTCGCACCGGGGGTCAACATCATCGCGGCGTGGCCTACAGAGAGTTCTCTGACACGGTTGGCCGACGACCCAAGGAGGGAGGCCTTCAATATAATCTCGGGAACGTCCATGGCGTGCCCTCACGTGGCTGGCATCGCTGCATTGCTCCGTGAGGCCCACCCGACGTGGTCGCCGGCCATGATTCGATCGGCGATCATGACGACCGCCGTCACCCTCGACAACTACTATCGGCCCACGGTCGACCAGAGCTTGGGAGTCGCCACGCCGTTCGAGATCGGCGCCGGCTTAGTCCATTTTCCAATGGCCAGGGACCCGGGGCTGGTATACGACACCAGCGTCCAGGACTACGTCGACCTGATGTGCACCATGAACTACACCAAGGGGCAAATATCGCAGTTCGTCCCTGGCATCTTCACGTGCTCGAACCTCGAGGGAGGGGCAGGCGGCCTCAACTATCCGTCTTTCGTGGTGATTTTTGACAACGAGACCAAAGCAGGGATGCTGAAGAGGACTCTAACGAAGGTGTCGAAGCAGCCGGAGACGTACACGGCGCGCGTGGTGAATCCGAGACCGGATAAGGTAGAGGTGACGGTAGAGCCGCAGATCTTGGCCTTCGACGATGAGAACAAACTGAGAAGCTACAAGGTGGAGTTCAAGAGCATCGTGGTCGATCAAACTGATAAAGGAACGGAGTATGGGTATATCATTTGGGAGAACAGCGTACATCAAGTGAAGAGTCCCGTAGTCTTCATGTGGAACTGA